The following are encoded in a window of Methylicorpusculum oleiharenae genomic DNA:
- a CDS encoding family 2A encapsulin nanocompartment cargo protein cysteine desulfurase, producing the protein MTISNTLDLPAGLAQAQRGTDTELAGLPDLAELNRLANQFFNAVPGTPEAIDNVSGFAIPQTVPVASADPFAHFSGIDDSALTELAERSHGVPLEPELKALLRAPVPGLDRRSGAEEGQASAYYFLTSIAQQARDPYLPGLGSAHPPFDVHAVRRDFPILQQRVNGYPLAWLDNAATTQKPQVVIDRIAAFYQTENSNIHRAAHELAARATDAYEGARERVARFLNAASANEIVFVRGSTEAINLVAQSWGRQHIGEGDEIVISWLEHHANIVPWQQLCQETGAILRVIPVDDSGQVILSDYQRLLNAKTRLVSFTQVSNALGTITPAQEMIDMAHRAGAKVLLDAAQSVSHLRVDVQQLDCDWLVFSGHKIFGPTGIGVLYGKEALLNATQPWQGGGNMIDDVTFEKTTYQAAPARFEAGTGNIADAVGLGSALDYLSKLGIDNVARYEHELLVYAMHALQSLPGLQLIGTAPDKTSVLSFVLAGHSTQEVGAELNKAGIAVRSGHHCAQPILRRFGLESTIRPSLAFYNTYEEIDRLVSVLKRLQCSKRIFGG; encoded by the coding sequence GATAACGTGTCTGGTTTTGCCATTCCTCAAACGGTTCCTGTGGCTTCAGCCGACCCGTTCGCGCATTTTTCCGGCATTGATGACTCGGCTTTGACAGAGTTGGCAGAGCGCAGTCATGGCGTTCCCTTGGAGCCTGAGTTGAAAGCCTTACTGAGAGCGCCCGTTCCAGGCCTTGATCGCAGGTCGGGTGCCGAAGAAGGGCAGGCGTCAGCCTATTATTTTTTGACCTCTATCGCTCAGCAAGCCCGGGACCCTTACCTGCCCGGCTTGGGTTCGGCGCATCCGCCGTTTGACGTGCATGCCGTGCGCCGGGATTTTCCAATACTGCAACAACGGGTTAATGGTTACCCGTTGGCCTGGTTGGATAATGCCGCCACCACCCAAAAACCGCAAGTCGTCATCGACAGGATCGCCGCGTTCTATCAAACCGAAAATTCTAACATTCACCGCGCCGCGCATGAACTTGCGGCGCGGGCGACAGACGCTTATGAAGGGGCACGGGAGCGTGTTGCGCGTTTTCTCAATGCCGCTTCCGCCAATGAAATTGTCTTTGTTCGAGGTTCCACCGAGGCCATCAATCTCGTTGCGCAAAGCTGGGGTCGACAACATATTGGCGAAGGTGATGAGATCGTGATCAGCTGGCTGGAGCATCATGCTAATATCGTACCTTGGCAGCAACTCTGCCAGGAAACCGGGGCCATCCTTCGGGTGATACCGGTGGACGACAGCGGTCAGGTCATCCTCAGTGACTATCAGCGCCTGCTGAATGCCAAAACCAGGCTCGTTTCGTTTACGCAGGTCTCCAACGCACTGGGAACGATTACCCCGGCACAGGAAATGATAGACATGGCGCATCGCGCCGGTGCTAAAGTCTTGCTGGATGCGGCTCAATCGGTGTCGCATCTGCGCGTCGATGTGCAACAGCTCGATTGCGACTGGCTGGTGTTTTCTGGGCACAAAATCTTCGGGCCAACCGGGATCGGCGTTCTGTATGGCAAGGAAGCGCTTCTAAATGCGACGCAACCTTGGCAAGGGGGCGGCAATATGATCGACGATGTGACCTTCGAAAAAACCACTTATCAAGCCGCGCCGGCCCGATTTGAAGCAGGCACCGGCAATATTGCCGATGCGGTCGGTTTGGGCTCGGCATTGGATTATCTCAGTAAGCTCGGCATCGACAACGTGGCGCGCTATGAGCATGAGTTGCTGGTCTATGCCATGCACGCTTTACAAAGCCTACCCGGACTGCAGCTGATCGGCACGGCGCCGGATAAAACCAGTGTGCTGTCCTTTGTGCTGGCCGGGCACTCGACGCAAGAAGTCGGCGCTGAACTGAACAAAGCCGGAATCGCCGTGCGTTCGGGGCACCATTGTGCGCAACCGATTCTGCGTCGTTTTGGCCTGGAAAGTACGATACGTCCGTCTTTGGCGTTTTATAATACCTATGAGGAAATAGATCGACTGGTCAGCGTGCTCAAGCGCTTGCAATGCAGTAAACGGATTTTTGGCGGTTAA
- a CDS encoding LysR substrate-binding domain-containing protein produces MNISQLEILRLLQETNYNVTKTAEKMHVVQSAVSRQLILLEEELGAPLFERHGKRLHGPTPLGLRVLEEVNLVNQAMKNIRALADDFIDNRNGFLHIATTHTQAKYFLPGPIAKFREHYPGIKIYIEQSSPDNLINLLHQHKADIVICTEKLGDDEKLIIQPCYHWHHTVIVPIGHPLGNETLTLERLATYPILTYSKGFTGRSNIEKAFGDAGIALDVTLAAADSDVIKTYVRLGFGVGIIAETSYEPTKDQDLLALGLGELIPLSTTKFAYLKHSYLPTYTRFFIEQLSITARAQPNKIKTGEINS; encoded by the coding sequence ATGAATATCAGCCAACTCGAAATTTTGCGGTTATTGCAGGAAACGAACTATAACGTCACCAAAACCGCGGAAAAAATGCATGTGGTCCAATCGGCCGTTAGCCGTCAGCTGATTTTGCTGGAAGAGGAATTAGGTGCACCCTTGTTCGAACGCCATGGCAAACGATTGCATGGCCCTACACCATTGGGTCTGCGGGTTCTGGAGGAAGTCAATCTGGTCAATCAGGCGATGAAAAATATCCGGGCCTTGGCCGATGATTTTATCGACAATCGCAACGGCTTTTTGCACATCGCCACCACCCATACCCAGGCAAAATATTTTTTGCCGGGGCCTATCGCCAAATTCAGAGAACACTATCCGGGCATTAAAATCTATATCGAACAATCGTCGCCGGATAATCTGATTAATTTACTGCATCAGCATAAAGCCGACATCGTGATCTGTACTGAAAAGCTGGGTGACGATGAAAAACTGATCATTCAGCCTTGCTATCATTGGCACCATACCGTCATTGTGCCGATCGGCCACCCTTTGGGCAACGAAACGCTCACGCTGGAACGCCTGGCCACGTATCCGATTTTGACTTACAGCAAGGGCTTTACCGGGCGCAGCAATATTGAAAAAGCGTTTGGAGATGCAGGCATAGCGCTGGATGTCACCTTGGCCGCAGCCGACTCCGATGTCATCAAAACTTATGTCCGCCTGGGTTTTGGCGTAGGGATTATCGCCGAAACTTCTTACGAACCGACCAAAGATCAGGATTTACTGGCCTTGGGTCTGGGGGAACTAATTCCCCTGTCGACGACAAAATTCGCCTACTTAAAACACAGCTATTTGCCCACTTATACCCGGTTTTTTATTGAGCAGTTGTCGATCACGGCGAGAGCCCAGCCCAATAAAATCAAAACTGGTGAAATTAACAGTTAA
- a CDS encoding sulfate/molybdate ABC transporter ATP-binding protein translates to MSITLQHISKHFGAFSALDDINLDIPEGELVALLGPSGCGKTTLLRIIAGLEHADQGQVFLKGDDVTRKPVKNRQIGFVFQHYALFRHMTVFDNIAFGLRVKPRKERPSETLIREKVHALLNLVQLDWLHDRFPDQLSGGQRQRIALARALAVEPSVLLLDEPFGALDASVRKDLRLWLRHLHHELHVTSIFVTHDQEEAMEVASQIVVLNHGKIEQKGTPSEIYDHPGSDFVSRFIGQTNVFHLKQEDSAWLQTAGIALDDPQGIIVHVRPHHIAVEKAADPANAPVYLNDWQHLGGTIRLELNRPGINGSAATLYAEMPNEQFKELALQKGDRVALKIKHAHWFN, encoded by the coding sequence ATGAGCATTACCTTACAGCACATCAGTAAACATTTTGGCGCGTTTAGCGCTTTGGACGACATCAATCTGGACATCCCCGAAGGTGAACTGGTCGCCTTGCTGGGCCCGTCCGGTTGCGGAAAAACGACGCTGTTACGGATCATAGCGGGCCTTGAGCACGCCGATCAGGGCCAGGTGTTTCTAAAAGGCGACGATGTGACGCGCAAGCCGGTTAAAAACCGGCAGATCGGCTTTGTGTTTCAACATTATGCCTTGTTCAGACACATGACCGTGTTTGATAATATCGCTTTTGGTTTACGGGTCAAACCCCGTAAAGAGCGGCCTTCAGAAACGCTGATCCGGGAAAAAGTCCATGCTTTGTTAAATCTGGTCCAGCTCGACTGGCTGCATGACCGATTTCCCGATCAGTTGTCCGGTGGACAACGCCAGCGTATCGCCCTGGCGCGAGCGTTGGCGGTAGAGCCGTCTGTATTATTGCTGGATGAACCGTTTGGCGCCCTTGATGCCAGCGTCCGCAAGGATTTACGCTTGTGGCTGCGGCATTTGCATCATGAATTGCACGTCACCAGTATTTTCGTCACCCATGATCAGGAAGAAGCGATGGAAGTAGCCAGCCAGATTGTCGTGCTCAATCACGGCAAGATTGAACAAAAAGGCACCCCCAGCGAGATCTACGATCATCCCGGCAGTGATTTTGTATCCCGCTTTATCGGTCAGACCAATGTTTTTCATCTCAAGCAGGAAGACAGTGCCTGGCTGCAAACCGCGGGTATTGCGCTGGATGATCCTCAAGGCATCATCGTCCACGTCCGCCCGCATCATATTGCGGTTGAAAAAGCCGCTGATCCTGCCAATGCGCCGGTCTATTTGAACGATTGGCAACATCTGGGCGGCACTATCCGGCTGGAACTGAACCGGCCGGGTATCAACGGTTCGGCAGCCACCCTCTATGCCGAAATGCCGAACGAGCAGTTCAAGGAACTGGCTTTGCAAAAAGGCGATCGGGTCGCACTAAAAATCAAGCACGCGCATTGGTTTAACTGA
- the cysW gene encoding sulfate ABC transporter permease subunit CysW, whose amino-acid sequence MSTALASQKAIAAPTPNLADPNWVRYTLVGATLAIIGLFLILPLATVLISAFAKGWTAYSSSLSHPDTLAAIRLTLLTALITVPLTTVFGVSAAWAIARFQFRGKSLLVTLIDLPFSVSPVIAGLIYVLIFGAQGWFGPWLSDHGIKIVFAVPGIILATLFVTFPFVARELIPLMQEIGHEEEEAALSLGASGLQTFFRITLPNIKWGLLYGVLLCNARAMGEFGAVSVVSGHIRGLTNTLPLHVEVSYNEYDFVGSFASASLLAALAIVTLVLKALLEWQQPGKH is encoded by the coding sequence ATGTCTACCGCACTTGCCAGTCAGAAGGCCATCGCCGCCCCCACACCGAACCTGGCGGATCCGAACTGGGTCCGCTATACCTTGGTCGGCGCGACGCTGGCCATTATCGGACTGTTTCTCATTTTGCCGTTAGCGACGGTCCTGATTTCTGCCTTTGCCAAAGGCTGGACGGCCTACAGCAGCAGTTTGTCGCACCCGGATACGCTCGCGGCGATACGCCTGACCCTGTTGACGGCGTTGATTACGGTCCCGTTGACCACGGTGTTCGGGGTCTCGGCCGCCTGGGCTATTGCCCGTTTTCAGTTTCGTGGCAAAAGCCTGTTAGTGACCTTGATCGACCTGCCCTTTTCAGTATCACCGGTCATCGCCGGTTTGATTTATGTGCTGATCTTTGGTGCTCAAGGCTGGTTTGGCCCCTGGCTGTCCGACCATGGTATTAAAATCGTGTTTGCCGTACCCGGTATTATCCTGGCAACCTTGTTCGTCACGTTCCCGTTCGTGGCGCGCGAGCTGATCCCGTTGATGCAGGAAATCGGCCATGAAGAAGAGGAAGCGGCTTTATCGCTGGGTGCCAGCGGCCTGCAAACCTTTTTTCGGATCACTTTGCCGAATATCAAATGGGGCTTGCTCTATGGCGTCTTGTTGTGTAATGCCCGGGCTATGGGTGAGTTCGGCGCGGTGTCCGTGGTGTCGGGTCATATCCGCGGACTGACCAACACGCTGCCGTTGCATGTCGAGGTCAGTTACAACGAATACGACTTTGTCGGCTCGTTTGCCAGCGCTTCGCTCTTGGCCGCACTGGCCATAGTGACGCTGGTTCTCAAAGCCCTATTGGAATGGCAACAACCAGGCAAACATTAA
- the cysT gene encoding sulfate ABC transporter permease subunit CysT, which produces MTQSNIMPGFRPALGFTLFYLALIVLIPLSAMLLKTMQLSLDEYGAILTNKRVLASFYVSFVSALIAAVVACLLGFVIAWTLVRYPFPGKRVFDALIDLPFALPTAVAGIVLATIYQPNGFIGQLLMQTFGVQVAYKPLGIVVALIFIGLPFVVRTIEPVLQEFDSAMEEAAASLGATRLQAFIKVILPNILPATITGFALAFARGVGEYGSVIFIAGNMPYVSEVVPLLIITKLEQYDYAGATAIGLTMLIVSFVLLLIINGLQWWVRRRSGQL; this is translated from the coding sequence ATGACGCAAAGTAATATCATGCCGGGATTTCGCCCGGCGCTGGGTTTCACGCTGTTCTATCTGGCCTTGATTGTGCTGATTCCGCTCAGTGCCATGTTGTTGAAAACGATGCAGTTAAGTCTCGACGAATACGGGGCGATTTTGACGAACAAGCGTGTGCTGGCTTCATTTTATGTCAGTTTTGTCTCGGCACTGATTGCAGCCGTCGTGGCCTGCCTGTTAGGGTTTGTCATTGCCTGGACGCTGGTGCGCTACCCGTTTCCGGGTAAACGGGTCTTCGATGCCTTGATCGATCTGCCTTTTGCCTTGCCTACGGCAGTGGCGGGCATTGTCCTAGCGACGATTTATCAACCCAATGGTTTTATCGGCCAGCTGTTGATGCAAACCTTCGGCGTCCAGGTCGCCTACAAGCCATTAGGGATTGTGGTGGCATTGATTTTTATCGGTCTGCCGTTTGTCGTGCGCACGATTGAGCCGGTCTTGCAGGAGTTTGATTCGGCGATGGAGGAAGCGGCCGCCAGTTTGGGGGCGACCCGATTGCAGGCGTTTATTAAAGTGATACTGCCGAATATTTTGCCGGCGACGATTACCGGTTTTGCTTTGGCTTTCGCGCGCGGTGTCGGCGAGTATGGGTCGGTGATCTTTATTGCCGGCAACATGCCTTATGTCTCTGAAGTGGTGCCGCTGTTGATTATTACCAAACTGGAACAATACGATTACGCCGGTGCCACGGCCATCGGTTTGACGATGCTGATCGTCTCGTTTGTATTGCTGTTAATCATTAACGGCCTGCAGTGGTGGGTTCGCCGCCGCAGCGGTCAACTGTAA
- a CDS encoding sulfate ABC transporter substrate-binding protein translates to MTVLTPLKSALILAAVLFSGTALAERTLLNVSYDPTRELYQAFNQSFIAYWKDKTGETVSIQQSHGGAGKQTRAVIDGLEADVLTLALSYDIDQIAKQARLLPDNWQSRLPNNSLPYTSTIVFLVRKGNPKGIKNWDDLIKEGVSVITPNPKTSGGARYNYLAAWAFAEKQLGSAEAAKAFVKQLYKNVPVLDSGARGSTTTFVQRGLGDVLLTWENEAFLALKEFGEGQFEIIVPPASILAETPVAVVDKIVKKNETQDLAEAYLQYLFSPAGQKLAAKHFYRPYQPEHADPEDLKRFPKLEFFTVDKNFGGWHKAQKDHFDDGGSFDQIYVP, encoded by the coding sequence ATGACTGTATTAACACCCTTGAAATCCGCTCTGATCCTGGCTGCGGTGCTGTTCAGCGGCACCGCTTTGGCCGAACGCACCTTACTCAATGTCTCTTACGATCCAACCCGGGAACTCTATCAGGCATTCAATCAGTCATTTATTGCCTACTGGAAAGACAAGACCGGTGAAACGGTCAGTATCCAGCAATCGCACGGCGGCGCCGGCAAGCAGACCCGCGCGGTGATCGACGGTTTGGAAGCCGATGTCTTGACCTTGGCCTTGTCGTATGACATTGATCAAATCGCCAAGCAGGCGCGCTTGTTGCCGGACAACTGGCAATCGCGCTTACCCAACAACAGTCTGCCTTACACGTCGACGATTGTCTTTCTGGTGCGCAAAGGCAATCCCAAAGGCATTAAAAACTGGGATGACTTAATCAAGGAAGGTGTGTCGGTCATTACGCCCAACCCCAAAACCTCGGGCGGTGCGCGCTATAACTATTTGGCCGCCTGGGCTTTTGCCGAAAAACAATTGGGCAGCGCCGAGGCCGCCAAAGCGTTCGTCAAGCAACTCTATAAAAACGTGCCGGTACTCGATTCCGGGGCGCGCGGATCGACCACCACGTTTGTCCAACGCGGTCTCGGCGATGTGCTGCTAACCTGGGAAAATGAAGCGTTTCTGGCCTTAAAGGAATTTGGCGAAGGGCAATTTGAAATTATCGTGCCTCCGGCCAGCATCCTGGCGGAAACGCCGGTGGCTGTCGTCGACAAAATCGTTAAAAAGAACGAAACGCAGGATTTGGCGGAGGCCTATTTACAGTACCTCTTTTCACCGGCCGGGCAAAAATTGGCCGCCAAACATTTTTACCGCCCTTATCAACCGGAACATGCCGACCCTGAAGATTTAAAACGCTTTCCCAAACTGGAATTTTTTACCGTTGATAAAAACTTTGGCGGTTGGCACAAAGCGCAGAAAGACCATTTCGATGACGGCGGCAGTTTCGATCAGATCTATGTGCCGTAA